TGTTCTACAAACCCTAATTTCGTAAGTCTGAATTAATTAAATCTTCCTGATTTGATAACATCGTTAACAAAGTAAATAAATTAGAATTATTACTTGATCGACATTATAAGTTATAACTAGCGTCCATAGTTGATTAATCCGACGAATATGATTAATTTTGCGAAAGAGAATTAgagtgtttgttttttttttttttggggagaAAGGTTTATAGAAAATAAATGATAAaaaatccatgaaagagtaaaatgcgtccatgaatgagcaactacgtatttttttttttatgctatTAATAACTTCTTATTAGTGTATCAAAAATTTAGAATATGAAATGTCGATTTAAAATTATACAACTATATGAATCTTATGATTCCCTAGTACAACAAAGATGTATACACAAACTACCCGGCAGATAAAAGtaattttattttgttagaaaATGAGCCAGCAAAACAGAAAGAAGCATGACTTCAtaatttactcgaggcaggccatGGCTATTAGCTGCAATCAGCGGGTAGTAAAGCAAATACAAAGGGAATAAAATGAAAGAGAGGATCAAAGGAAAGTAAGAAGAGCGAATTATATCACTATTCAAATTGGTAGCTATTGAAAGCCAATTTCATTCTCTATTCTCTAAACGAGATAGTCTATACACATGTAAATAGAAAGTTTGGTATCTAAAACAATATACGCCTCGACCATAGCCGTCTCTCTAAATCGCGCCCCAGCAACGACGCAAACTCATACACACGGAAACGCTAAACATGACATAGTATATATGTATAGGTAGTTAATCGAAAAGCTTTCTACATTCACAACAGAAGAGCTAACCATGACAAATATAGCAAGTACAGAGAAGGCCACAAAGAATGTCCTATGAGAATTAACTACAACCAAAAATATATGAATACTGGTGTCCAAAATGTGGCCGCCCCGTAACAGTTAAAGGCGCTATAGAACCACCCTATAGCAACAGTGGCAATTTACTCGCTTCACGTTGAATCCCTGACTGAAATACCTGCCAAAGAAACTGCCTTTGTTATGGCCTCTTCCGTCATACAGAGGAACAAAGATCGGAGTATATTTCACTAGCACGGTACAATCTCTAACAGAAATTTTGGAAAAGCACTGCAAATATTATGTGAATCGCAGAATTGAAACCAGAATAACAAATAAGCTTAAGGCCAGTAACCGTTGTGTGATAAATATCAGAATACTATGAGCCAACCATTGCAATTAGTACTACTGTGACAACTGACAACTATCTACAGGTAAAACGATCAAAAAGTAGGTGTTACTGAGTAGACATGACAAATGAGCCATTTGGTCATCTTATACGGATTAGCTTTTTGCCAGGACATCTAGTGTTATTTACCCCTAAACGCCACCCAGTTTCCCCAACCAAAAAGAGTCAAATAGTAGACctgaaacaagtggtctcgttgAGAAGTcagaaataacaacaacaacatcagagccttaatcccaaaatgatttggggtcggctgacatgattcatcctttagaaccgttcatgggtgaacgcacacctcaaaaatgcgaaaaagtgaaaaacaaaaagggagtgaaacataatacaaaagccaAGTAAACGGCGTAAACTTATaagttttaaaatcgaagtccggatttcGTTTATAAAAACTttgaatttaaatcgagaataaaaattaaaacgattttgaaaaccgaagtaaatcttaaggatccggaataccttaaaagtgaaccaagtattaatatataagaaagttgttCGTAAAAAGAAGTAATAAATCCGAAAagaaatataaaaaaataaaaacattaaatatatcaaataacgtcaaatactaaaaatccacatgtatcagtGCCCTCCATtatgccctctccgtcaccattccctcatcaagcccgagaaatctcatatcgtgttgTATCACTCTCAGCCATGTCTGTTTTGGTCTCCCTCCCTAGCAACCTTTTCTGTTCCTGAAGTCCCCACCCTCCTAACCGGTGCGCCCATAGgcctccttctcacatggccaaaccatcttagtcggttttccatcatcttagtcagaaataaattaaaaaaaaaaaaaaaaggaaactgaTAGTACTTCCTACCTTGATCAAGATCGTGAACAGCCAAAACCAGTAGTTTCAGAAGGGATGTCTAAGGATGTTGAGTAAGCACTGCAAGATCAATAAACAGAAGAATATGAGATCACAGGCATAATTCAAAAATCCATAATAAAATATTAATCATTAACATGTTAATGTTAGCAGCATCTCAGACATATAAGCAACTCTTTTAAAATACACAAAAGACCCTAATTTCATCGCATCCAAAACATTTTGAATAAGCTATACATGATTGCATCACATCGCATACTGTCTAAGCCATCAATTTGCAAATCCTACAACCAGATCAATACAGCACAGAAAGCTGGTCCTCTCAAAGAATAATGGTAGGGTTAACATATTAAAGAGTCGACGACTTTCATAGGAGAAAAGacgaaaaaaataaaatattaaaatcaACCCATACACACCATATAAAATTAGAAACTCTTGGctgtaaaaaaaatataaaaaaaattagaaacTCTTTTTTCACACAAACATAATCATGCTTAAGGAAAGAAATCTAGTACAAATACGTATATTCAAATCAACAAAACAGATGGCCTAACAAAACTTGAGAATTAGTTGAAAACCCAGATAATTTAATATAAACAGCCTAAAAATAAGTATAAGCTCTTAAAGGGGATGAGACTTGAGAGTGATCATAAGGATCACAAAGGGAAGGAAAGGGAAAGTCCAATTGTGACACTTCAAAGGAAAAATTTATTAATCACCAGAGACAAAATCAACACTGGCCCAACCAATTGCCTCTAAGCTGATGGATTTCCGTCATTATTCGTACCCCACTCTTCTTCTGCCTCGTTACCGTTGACGAGCACAGCGCCATCGATAGAATCAGCGTCGACAACAACAGCCTCTTCCTGGCTCCCGTCTACTTCATTCTGCTCACCATTATCTTCAGTATCCTGGCCATTAGAAAAACATGGATGTCAATATTTGCTTATACTATAGCTCTTATTTCTCTACCTGTCAACCCTCATTAAAATCAAATACGGGTATTTTTTCTTCAACTGGCATTTTGCACCTTGTCTCCTTGGTACATGGTACGCCTCATGTCATATAAACTAAGTTGTCAATAAATTCCAGGGGAAAGAGTGACAATGCGCAGTTTCCACTGTCCAACACTAAGAGTTGAACGAGCAATCGACGCATCAAATAGGATAAATTTACATGAAGCAAATACCTCATCTTCATGTTCTGTGTCTCCATTTTCAAGAGGTTGATCTTCCTCCATTTGCCTGCTTTTAAAAGCTTCAACAAGATCTGTTTTAGATCTCTGTGCGTATTGCAAGTATTGCTCTGCTGGAGGATAGCTACCCCTGAGAAATATTTGGAGAAAAATGAGATCCCAAACTTCCTTCCTGTGACTCGCTGAATGAACTCGTGAGAGATTGTTAACAAAAAAAAGGTGGCCAAGTAACACTTAGAAGGTTACCTTGTTTCAGCAACTTCAGATTCAACAGCTAGAGCAATTTGCCAATCGTCAAACAAATTAGAATACTCTTGGGGATCAGCCAACGACTCTGCAGCCTTGGAATTTACCTGCAACAATGTAACATCACCATATGAGAATAAAGAAGAAAATATATCCATTCTACGCACTTTCAGGACATAAACTTGAACAAAATAACATATTACAGGTCCTCTAGTGTCTCGCCCCTCTTTGCTTGTTTCTTATTTTATCAAATCACTATGAAGACGTTGTCAAGGGTTCAAAATAATCCAGTTTCCAAAGAATTAACTGACCATATCTGTGATGTCAGGCATGACTTCTAAGGCACCACCTAGGTGCACATAGAAAGTATATAGGCAGTATTACTAAATTTAAACTACCCAGTTAAATTTTAGCCAAACATTGAACGAAAACCGGGCTCTACATATGAATTGACCATGCAAGTAGGAAGCATATGACCTTGCTGAGATCCTTTCTCCATAATGCAACAATCTCTGACACCTTGCTGGGAAGATAAGAACGTGCCATTAAAGCAGCTTCTGGAATTCGGTTGCTGCAAATACAATTCAACTTCAGAGTGGAATTTAACAGATTAAAAAGCAAAACAAAATCCTGAAAAGGATCATTCCTAGATTGTACACTACCTGTCTATCAACAGCTGTAGACACTCCTCCAATTTACCCAACATGAACAAGCAAAGGAaagcaacattgtttttcccttgCTCTTTTGCTAGGCTTGCAAGTTTAGAAATTCCCTCAGCATCTCCAATTGAAGAATAAAGTAACAACATACCACTGAAATCCATTGCATGCTTCAGGCATTCTTCAGCCATttcaaactataaaagaacatcaatcatcaaaaacataatTAACAGTAAAAGAATTTTCAACCTCCAAAAATCTATTTTAATCTTAAAATTGCTGTTCCATCATATAAATACCAATTCCACTAGAGAAGTAAGATCAATACTATATATTGCAATATCGGCAACTAATAAGTAGCAACCTTGATGGGATAATTTTGTTGACAAATTAAGAATTAAGGCGAATTATAGGACAAAAGTAGGAAATTAGATTAACTTTTAAGTTTTAATAGAAAGCAATGTCTTATATAGATGAATACAGAATTTAAATCACAaacaataaaagagaagaaaaacaaaatagaTAACCAATTACCTTTCCACTAGACATAGCCAATTCACCCAACTGCTTCCACTTTGACTCATTATGGACTTCTGTTGCTATTTCCTGAAGACAAGAACATTCAGAATTagtttaataaaaaaaaagacATATATTCACAATCAGAAGGGCACAGAACGAGCAGCTTCATCAACATTGTAAAACTTGTCCCACCTACCTTTGCAACCTCCAACCTGCCAAGTTGTATGGCAAGCTCAAACCTATAGTCAGGGTCAGTTGCCACTTCAAGTGCCTCCGCTATCATGCCTCGTGATTCAAGAAAGTGAGCCACACTAGAAACATGAGGGGAGTTGATCAGAAGTGAGTGGAAATGTGTACAGGAAAGGTGCAACCACACAGAGATACTTGCTTAGACTAGAAAATGTTTACAAGCTCACCTATTATGGTGCTCCTTTGGAATTGTAGACAGAATTTCAATTGCACGTTCAAAGTCTCCACGCATCACAAGAGTCTTGTATTCAATCAAGCTAAGAAGTAGTGTGTACCCTATCACACTGCAATCAACGAGGAAAAAGGCAAGTGAGTTAGGTAACTTGCTAATAGCACTATACAAGCCATTGTTCAAACAAGAAGGCAATAAAAGCAAGCTCACTTGAATTCTTTGTCAATAAGGTACACCCGACTTTGACTAGCAAGGTAGCCCAAGAGATACATTGGACGGTCCAAATGAAACATTGTGGTGACCTGGAGCCAtatcattaaaataaagacaGGTTTTGGGGAAATATAAAAAGTTGAAGATAAAATTACATTTAATAGGTACGAAAAAGCTATACCTCCCCACCAACACAATAATTCAGTCTCCAGGAAGAGTTATTGTAAATGAAGCAATCTCCAACCCATATTCCAGTCCTTACACGTTCATTTGTTTCATGGAGAAGCTCAAAGGCTTCTTCTGCTCCCTGCTCATCCATTGGCCTTCCACTGTCCAGATAAGATGACACTGCATCACGCTGTAACAAAGAAGACTCACCAAATAAGCACCTCAAAAGACAGACTTGGTCAATgatgagaaaaagaaagagaaacatGAGCTGAGGGAGCAGTTCTGACGTTAAACTTCAAGATGTAGAAACATGTGTCACTAGCTATAGCCACCAAGTCACCACTGTCAGCCCAGTACACATTCTGCGATTATCAGTTCAAGAACGAAATATTAGAATGTACCATCAGGTAAATTCATAATAACAAATGCCAAATAAATAACCTCGCACACAAGTAACCCAAAGAAATAGCACTCACTTTAACATTAACTTCAATTCTCCTAATAAATCTGCACTCTGCCCAGTCATAAAAGCATATAAAATCATTTGAACACATAGCCAACAAAGTTCCACCGTATATCCTCTCTGCCGAAAATGTTGGTCGAATACTCTTCTTTTCCTGCAAGACAACATCGACCAGAGTAGTAAGCTAGCCATATCACACTAGCAGAACCGAGAAGAGGCAGCTATCAGTCCATGAAGAACGTTAACATAAAGCACTTCTGAAGAGAAAATTTCAGGGTTCTGACAAAAAGAACAAGTAAAATACATGTTGATGCTTCAAGGTATCAGCTCTTCTCATTCAACAACTAATTGATTTTGCAAGTTTTTCATCTTAAATTTCAAAAAAGTATAGCAGTTTCACAAAAGATTGATATCATGATATAAACTCTGTCTCCGTCTGCCAAACAAGGGGCCTCCAGACAGTAACATTAAAAACTCACCAACTGTAATCTAGGACAATACGAATGCCAAAAATATTTACCATAACAAAGTATGTGGCAAGCGCTCATCAGAATTTACTTATAGATGATACAATCCATTATAAAAACAAAGAAAGGACTGAGAACCATCAGACACAAACCTGAAAATTTTTGCTAAAgatcttgatcttggaagtgctttCTCTAATAGCATATTCTCCTTCAGTTGACCAAACAAATTCCAATGCTGAGCCAAATGACCTATTTCTCCAGGCCACAGCTGTATAAATTATGTATTCTCCATCTCCGCAAACCACAACAAACCTCCCATTTGGGTTATGCTTCAGATTCTGTAAAGAGAGATGCAATATTTATGAGAAAACCAAGTAAGCAAGATTGCTAGTCATCAAATTTTATCAGTTTAAAGTCTtgcaaataataaaataaagccaTAGCCATAGCCAAATAACAGAATCCCAATGAacaaaacaagggaaaaaaaCACTACTCCCTCTGTCCAAGATTGATTGTCCTGTTTCCTATCATGGTCGTGTAAATATGAACTTGATTCCCAATAAGCAACACCACGTTTGCTAAGTGGGAAAAAGTGTTGCAGATATACATACGGAATATGAAATTATAAGGGGATAAATCGTCAGTAGTCTATTAGCATGAGAGTCTTGCAGATATTAGAAGATAATTGGGGAATAACTGTGAAAATACTATCATACATTCATCCTGTTCTACAAGAATGTGGATTCCTGGCAATTTTTGAATTTGAAGATACTATAGTAATATAGCACTATCGTTTAATTTGGGAACGGTTCTTAAGAAACTAAATAAGTGTCTTAATAAAACAAACCCAACTTGTATTAGAACACTAATCTCACCTACCTTCCCCACACTCCTTTCAAGCAACCACCATAGTACCATACCACCCTACCTAGCAACCACCGCATTCTGTTCACTAACTCGCCTAACTAGCTAAAAATCACTTgaacaccaccaccactacagtCCCACCACCACCACGTGAGTGTCGACAACGACGGCCACCATCTGATGTGCATGAGGTCGGAGAACACCATGGTGGTGGTAGTTTTCAAAAATTATGGGCATCTCCTTGTAAATCTGGTTTTTAGGTCTGATTTGAATAGGAAAAAGTTAGGCTTTTTTTAGAAAAGAGGTCGAATAGGAGGAGAGAGTTGAAGTAAGGAGCAACTGAGGAAGGACAGTGGAGGTCGCCGGCGAGGTTAATTGTGGTCATGGTAGCGCGAAGAGGGAGAAGGGGAATGAGGGAGTTGGAGTTGTGGTGGTGCTGTAAAGGAGGTCGTTGGGGTGTGTCGACGCCGGTTATGGTGTAAAAGACGGCGTCAATCATGGTGTTGTACAGGGATAATGGTGAAAGCAGGTCATGGGGGTAGGAGATGTAGTA
The Silene latifolia isolate original U9 population chromosome 11, ASM4854445v1, whole genome shotgun sequence genome window above contains:
- the LOC141610889 gene encoding coatomer subunit beta'-2-like — its product is MPLRLDIKRKFAQRSERVKSVDLHPTEPWILASLYSGTVVIWNYQSQTMAKSFEVTELPVRSAKFISRKQWVVAGADDMFIRVYNYNTMDKVKVFEAHTDYIRCVAVHPTLPYVLSSSDDMLIKLWDWDKGWICTQIFEGHSHYVMQVTFNPKDTNTFASASLDRTIKIWNLGSPDPNFTLDAHVKGVNCVDYFTGGDKPYLITGSDDHTAKVWDYQTKSCVQTLEGHTHNVSAVCFHPELPIIITGSEDGTVRIWHSTTYRLENTLNYGLERVWAIGYIKSSRRVVIGYDEGSIMVKIGREIPVASMDNSGKIIWARHNEIQTVDIRRVGAGYEVTDGERLPLAVKELGTCDLYPQNLKHNPNGRFVVVCGDGEYIIYTAVAWRNRSFGSALEFVWSTEGEYAIRESTSKIKIFSKNFQEKKSIRPTFSAERIYGGTLLAMCSNDFICFYDWAECRFIRRIEVNVKNVYWADSGDLVAIASDTCFYILKFNRDAVSSYLDSGRPMDEQGAEEAFELLHETNERVRTGIWVGDCFIYNNSSWRLNYCVGGEVTTMFHLDRPMYLLGYLASQSRVYLIDKEFNVIGYTLLLSLIEYKTLVMRGDFERAIEILSTIPKEHHNSVAHFLESRGMIAEALEVATDPDYRFELAIQLGRLEVAKEIATEVHNESKWKQLGELAMSSGKFEMAEECLKHAMDFSGMLLLYSSIGDAEGISKLASLAKEQGKNNVAFLCLFMLGKLEECLQLLIDSNRIPEAALMARSYLPSKVSEIVALWRKDLSKVNSKAAESLADPQEYSNLFDDWQIALAVESEVAETRGSYPPAEQYLQYAQRSKTDLVEAFKSRQMEEDQPLENGDTEHEDEDTEDNGEQNEVDGSQEEAVVVDADSIDGAVLVNGNEAEEEWVLTQHP